A genome region from Bacteroides stercoris ATCC 43183 includes the following:
- a CDS encoding IS1182 family transposase yields MTKIHFRPYNPNQTVLFPQRIDEDIAENDPVRMVDALVEGLNLESFRKLYKECGRSPYHPKMMLKVILYAYMNNIYSCRKIEKLLHRDIHYIWLAGYEKPDFITINRFRNRVKKEINEVFTQTVLLLSSKGFISLNVEYIDGTKLESKANKYTFVWRKTVERNRERLMKKIHVLLGQIDDVIAQEKSSENNEEVEFTPAMLTEMAGELRHALEQVSEPSAKEEKTELKKKRKQLKELEEHRDKLQEYDCHLETLQERNSYSKTDKDATFMRMKEDAMRNGQTKPGYNLQIGTENQFITDFALFPNPTDTLTLIPFLQSFSNRYERMAHTVVADSGYGSEENYRFMSENGMEAYVKYNYFHMEQRPRFKPAPFKAENFYYNEEHDFCICPMGQRMRRIGTRNVKTASGYVSENARYRAVRCEGCPLRCRCFKAKGNRTIELNHRLRQYKRRAKELLCSEKGLKHRGQRCIEPEAVFGQIKNNMNYKRFRHFGKDKVFMDFAFLAIAFNIKKMCAKLTKEDTKWLIGWFYELTVALFRCWRHINQRNLRIIAA; encoded by the coding sequence ATGACAAAGATACATTTTCGTCCTTACAATCCCAACCAAACCGTTCTTTTTCCTCAAAGAATTGATGAGGATATTGCAGAAAACGATCCGGTGCGCATGGTTGACGCCCTGGTTGAGGGCTTGAATCTTGAAAGTTTCAGAAAACTGTATAAGGAATGCGGTCGCAGCCCTTACCACCCCAAGATGATGCTCAAGGTCATTCTGTATGCCTATATGAACAACATCTACTCCTGCCGGAAAATTGAAAAACTCCTTCACCGTGACATCCATTATATCTGGCTGGCCGGATATGAGAAACCGGATTTCATTACCATCAACCGTTTCCGCAACCGGGTGAAGAAGGAAATTAACGAAGTGTTTACGCAAACCGTACTTCTTCTCTCTTCCAAAGGCTTCATCAGCCTGAATGTGGAATATATTGACGGGACAAAGCTCGAATCCAAAGCCAACAAGTACACTTTCGTCTGGCGAAAAACGGTTGAGCGGAACCGTGAACGCCTGATGAAGAAGATACATGTCCTGTTAGGGCAGATAGACGATGTCATTGCTCAGGAGAAGTCATCAGAGAACAATGAGGAAGTTGAGTTCACTCCGGCCATGCTGACTGAAATGGCAGGAGAATTGCGTCATGCACTGGAACAGGTTTCCGAGCCATCCGCGAAAGAGGAAAAGACTGAACTGAAAAAGAAACGCAAACAGCTGAAGGAACTGGAAGAACACAGGGACAAACTGCAGGAATACGACTGCCATCTGGAAACACTGCAAGAGAGGAATTCCTATTCCAAGACGGACAAGGACGCTACTTTTATGAGAATGAAGGAGGATGCCATGCGCAACGGACAGACGAAGCCCGGTTACAACCTTCAAATCGGCACCGAAAATCAGTTCATCACCGATTTTGCACTCTTCCCGAACCCTACGGATACACTGACCCTGATTCCTTTCCTGCAATCTTTTTCAAACAGGTATGAACGGATGGCCCATACGGTGGTTGCTGATTCCGGCTATGGCTCCGAAGAGAATTACCGCTTCATGTCCGAAAACGGCATGGAAGCCTACGTAAAGTACAACTATTTCCACATGGAGCAGCGGCCGAGATTCAAACCGGCCCCGTTCAAGGCCGAAAACTTCTACTACAATGAAGAACATGACTTCTGCATCTGCCCTATGGGGCAAAGGATGCGGAGGATAGGCACCAGGAATGTGAAAACCGCATCCGGATATGTCAGCGAAAATGCACGGTACAGAGCTGTCAGGTGTGAAGGTTGTCCCCTGCGATGCCGCTGTTTTAAAGCAAAAGGAAACAGGACGATAGAACTGAATCATAGGCTTAGACAATACAAGCGGAGAGCCAAAGAACTGCTCTGCTCTGAGAAAGGACTGAAACACAGAGGGCAGAGATGCATAGAACCGGAGGCCGTGTTCGGACAAATTAAAAACAATATGAACTACAAACGTTTCCGACATTTTGGAAAGGACAAGGTCTTCATGGACTTTGCCTTCCTAGCCATTGCCTTCAATATAAAAAAAATGTGTGCAAAACTGACAAAAGAAGATACGAAATGGCTGATTGGATGGTTTTATGAACTTACTGTCGCTTTATTTAGATGCTGGAGACACATAAATCAAAGAAATCTTCGAATTATCGCAGCTTAA
- a CDS encoding S28 family serine protease has translation MKDLRTRHTALLLFTFLLASVSLSAQTGLQQKLSEISAITETQPLESTEFSEKYVTYFTQPLDHRHPKKGSFRQRVIVAHAGFDRPTVIITEGYGAAYALKPQYREELSRLLNANMVFVEYRYFLESTPEPKDWRYLTAESSADDLHAVTTAFKNIYPGKWIATGISKGGQTALLYRTFYPDDVDVSVPYVAPLCYGTEDGRHEPFLKKVSTDEDRKRITDFQLEILKRKAALLPLFEKYCTEQEYKFRAPIEEIYDYSVLEYSFALWQWGTPVGSIPLPTATDAELIAHLLAISDPSYFTTDSTNASFFVQAARELGYYGYDTRPFKKYLSIKSGKGYLHRLMLPEELKDMPFDKTLSRKIKGFLQKNDPKMIFIYGENDPWTAAGVTWLKEKKNIHVFIQPGGSHLARISTLPEKEKEEVMKLLNEWLR, from the coding sequence ATGAAAGACCTGCGTACACGCCATACAGCATTGCTGCTGTTTACATTCTTGCTGGCATCGGTATCCTTATCCGCACAGACCGGCTTACAGCAGAAACTAAGTGAGATTTCCGCCATAACGGAAACCCAACCGTTGGAATCTACCGAGTTTTCGGAGAAGTATGTAACCTATTTCACCCAGCCGCTCGACCACCGGCATCCCAAGAAAGGAAGTTTCCGCCAGCGGGTTATCGTGGCGCATGCGGGCTTCGATCGTCCCACGGTCATTATAACCGAAGGATATGGAGCCGCCTACGCGCTCAAGCCCCAATATCGCGAGGAACTTTCCAGGCTCCTCAATGCCAATATGGTATTTGTGGAATACCGCTATTTCCTGGAATCCACTCCCGAACCCAAAGACTGGCGATACCTTACAGCCGAAAGTTCCGCCGATGATTTGCACGCGGTAACAACCGCATTCAAAAACATATATCCCGGAAAATGGATTGCTACCGGTATCAGCAAAGGCGGACAGACCGCCCTGCTCTACCGCACATTCTATCCGGACGATGTGGATGTATCCGTTCCTTACGTGGCTCCCCTCTGCTACGGAACAGAGGACGGCCGTCACGAACCGTTCCTCAAAAAAGTGTCTACGGATGAAGACCGTAAAAGAATTACCGACTTCCAGCTGGAAATCCTGAAACGCAAAGCGGCCTTACTCCCCCTTTTCGAGAAATACTGCACCGAACAAGAGTATAAGTTCCGTGCTCCTATCGAAGAGATATACGACTATTCGGTACTGGAATATTCATTCGCGCTCTGGCAATGGGGTACTCCCGTCGGCAGCATTCCGCTACCCACAGCCACCGACGCAGAACTCATAGCCCACCTGCTGGCCATCAGCGACCCGTCCTATTTCACAACCGACAGTACCAACGCCTCTTTCTTCGTACAGGCCGCACGCGAATTGGGCTATTACGGCTACGACACCCGTCCTTTCAAAAAGTATCTCTCCATCAAGTCCGGCAAAGGCTACCTGCATCGCCTGATGCTTCCCGAGGAACTGAAAGATATGCCTTTTGACAAGACACTCAGTAGGAAGATTAAGGGATTCTTGCAAAAGAACGACCCGAAAATGATATTCATCTACGGTGAAAACGATCCCTGGACGGCTGCCGGAGTTACCTGGCTCAAAGAGAAAAAGAATATTCACGTATTCATTCAGCCGGGCGGCAGCCATCTGGCACGCATCTCCACACTGCCCGAAAAGGAGAAAGAAGAAGTGATGAAGCTGCTAAACGAATGGTTGCGGTAA